The Larus michahellis chromosome 9, bLarMic1.1, whole genome shotgun sequence genome contains the following window.
AATTCAATGTAGCAAGGTTTATTAGTATATGAGCACAAAATTAGATGTTAATGCATGACAGCAGAGCGCATGAGTGACTCGCCACTGGTCTGGATTAGCAGAATTCTGTATTTGGAAGTCTTAGACCTGTGCTACAGGGAAACGTCCAGATGACATAGTATTTTTTCTGGCCTCAGCTGCATGTATTCTTTGAACATTTAACATCATGGGTTTAAATACAGTCTGTATAGCATATTAGATTATCCCTATTCTGAAGATTTggcaatttaaaggaaaaaagagcagccAAAGCACAGAGGAAGAGTCATTTCCAGAGCAGGATCAAAATAGACATTTTGGGCTCCATTCTGTTGCTACTTGAGCTGCCTTAGAGTATCCCAAGTGTGTGTTCTGTAATTTCAAATAGGACTGAACTGAGCCCTCTGTGTTTAAATCCAGTAACATACAATCCCATTAAATTTGCTGAGGCAACCTTTAGCTGCTACTCCTTTCTTTACTTCCTGCATCTGCCATTAACAGTCACCGttaacttttaaatattaaaaactttttcCAACTTGCCACTTTTAGTTTGTgttgtttaaaaaacacttaCTTTACTATTTTAGATACTGCTACGTGGTAGCTGCCTGTAAACACAGTGAAGAGGGTAATGTCAACTTCTGTTAAAAGAGCAATAGTTTAAAAGTCACACAAAAGCAAATATTCTCACTCTGGAAGTTTTCTCAGATCCTGTATTATTTACCCTTCAAAAATGTTTAGagtaattacattttaatttagttCTGGATTATTAGCAGTGCTTTACAGTAATAATTGTCTTAAAATGAATCAAACAGAAACTCTTACTGCATCTCATTATTtgatgacttctttttctttgccttcttggtTAAGACCCAGACAATAATGCAAATGGCAGCAGCTACCAGAATTGCTCCAATTAATGCTCCAGCAACAACTCCACTCTCtgaatctggaaagaaaaaaaacattacttgactttaaaaagtattattataCCAAAATCCCATGGAAATTTGGTGGAGGAGCCTTTAGCAGAAAGAAGGCATTGGATTCAAAGAACTAAAAAACTGACTGGCAGTGGTATTTCCAGGAGGGAGGACAAAGATTTTCTAGGAAAGAGAGAACGGTGCTTTTATGACCTTTGCTGCCTCCTTCTTTGTTGGTTATCTCCCTACCCCAACAACCCTATGTTTATGCCAGGTTAAGGCAAGTGTTAGGCTGTTAACACTGGCAATAGTTGAAAGCCTTTGCTCTTCACTCCTTGGAAGCAAATTCTGAAATTCAGGTTGGctttatctctgtttttcagCTGAGATGTAAAATGTATGCTCTGATCATTTGTGAGCCCCCAAAACATTCTATTTCCACTTCAGTACAGCTTTAGCTCTGACCTGCAATTTTCGTTTTATGGACCACTGAGTAATCGAGTGGCCGTTTCAGGGACATCTCGTGCAGCTGGTTGTACAACATACACTTGGCTGTCCTAAATGTTACTGGTTACATGAAAGTCTGCATGCAGACGTGGCTGACCACTGCTTGAGGGCAGTCAGGGTAAGGTATTTTCCATGACTGCAGTATTTTTAGCTAGTGGTCACATCTACAGGGCCCCAGTCCTTGTACTACCACATTTCAATGATGGGTGTAAATTCTGGGGTGTGGAGACCTCAGTGGGACTGTTGGCTGGAAGAAATTGCTCTAAACCCAATGTCTGCTGGTTCACAGTAAAGGCTCTGCAGTCAAGAGCCAGGTTCAGCTTCTGCTCCCAGTAGGAAATGAAGCTGGAGCTGTTAAATCAGTTGTCTAGGTCAGTGTATATTCTGGGCATGCCTGGATGAAAACACCAGAGCTCTCCAAATCCCGTTCTGTTCTTACTTGAAAAAAAGCTACGCTTTAAAGTTGTTACAGCATTTTCATGCAAACTGTGCGTGTCGTACATCAAATATGTGATTACTTTCATGCATTAAACTTACGTTTTGCAGTTAGGTCAAGCTCGCAGGTACTATTCCCCAGGACGTTGCTGGCTATGCACCGGTAATACCCAGTTTCAAAGGTGGTGAGATTGCCAATGTAAAGAATGCCAGTGTTTGGATCTGCGAGAAACAGAGAGCAGGTACAGATGACTTTGTACGCTGTAGAGGTGAATGGTTTCCTTCAGTTGGTAGTACTGAGAGCTACTAAGATATTAGAAACAGGGTTCTACAATTATTCAttcatttgggattttttatattctttaaataaaaaacatttaccTTCCTTGAAAATTACTACAGTGGATTCTGCAGGAGCGTATTAGAACGTGAGAAGTAGGCCCTACTCTGCAAATCAGTCTGTCTGCCTGATGTTTTACCTGCGTTGATAGTATTGTCACTGTAACTTCACAAATGAAAATGTAACAGGTACTGAAGATACTGAAGATTTTCAGGATGGAGGTCTTAGCACCTGAATGACAAATTGACTTAACTTATTCTAAGTTCCCTCAAAATTCTGAGGGAAGTGAGATGAAAAGGCATAAACATTTCTCCCATTTTAACAATTTAAAGTAATGGCATAAACAAGACTTTAACGTGCCATGCAATTTTTgttaaaacaaatagaaaaaacatCCTGTGTTTGTGACAGGTATCTGTCAATTCAAATaagcaaaaatataattttgtgaCATTGATTGTCAGAAGAGGAGGATAAGTTTTAACTACCCTATGTGGTACACAGTGTTTGAAATGGCTGGTACTATGGAATTCCAGATCTTGAACACAGTATGGAAGTTCTGTAGTTACGTACTAAATTGTTCAGTCACAGGCTTGAGGGTATTCACATCTACTTTGTACCAGTGGTAGGTAGGGTGAGGCAATCCTTCTTCACATCTGCATAAGAGGTAGATTAGATGGCCTTTTTCAGGCATTCCTTCTATTTTGCAGAAAGGTTTTGATGGTTTGACTGTAAAATAACAATGAGGAGAACAGACACATTGTGAGTACATACGCAGGGCTGCAAGCATCTACCTTCTGGTCCTGTGCTCCATCCGAGAGCAGACTCTTGTTTATGGATCTGACCAAAGGCTCTCCTGTAAAGATTTCAGTAATATTGAGTATATGTACATGGCttaagatacatttttattatcttttcttccatttgcaCACTAAATATTAGTATGGAGGTATTGAGATGAAGACTATCAATTACTTTAATTATAATGCGCCAACCACTATTCACCATACACTATTCTGCCACATAGCAGCTTCATTTTCTTTAGGGAACTTTTCCACATAAAGGGAGAGGGTCAAGGCCTGATTCTTCAGTGTATTGTAGTCgtggagaaaataaattaactaCAGTTCTGTTAGAAAATATATCTGTTTTGATAGCATTTCCTCACTTTGCACAGAGGAGAAGATTCTGTCTTCCCTTACAccgattatttttcatttcctaccTATAGATATGCTGATGTGTTTCTTTAGAGTACCGTGAGTGGAACTATACCAGCAACGAGCACAGCCCAGTTTTGTGTGCATAAATGAACAGCCTTTCTTGGTTTTCATGTGAAAAGTACAATCTCTTACTCAACTGCTTCAAGATTTACTATTTGTTTGGGGACTTTTCCATGATAATTAACAGTAGTACTTTGATTTTTCAGGGATTGAGTTTACATATGTCTTTTTCTTACCCCTGACAGATAGACAAATGATGCTGGAATCACATTCTCATATGACTTTGATTTCAGTCACTCTGACCGGGTAGGAATTCTCAATACAAAAGCGATGATTAGATGGGGTTAGTACAAACTTTTATCTTATTAGGAAGTAAAATATCTCATTCCACTGCTTTTCATCCTTTCTGTCCTGCCTGTTGATGGTTGAGCTATTGCTTTCTTCCATCCAAAACAGACTTGGTACTACTTCCATCCAACGCATACTAAGTTTCTAGAGGTTCTAGGAATGGGGATGAGCCAGAACCCTTGGGCTGTACAGCTGCCTCTCCCTAGATTTATGCAAGTCACCATGACCAACATTAGgtaaaatcagtaaaattttGGTCTTTGCTGAGGCTGAATTACCCTGAAAGTAATGGCTTCAGAGAGTTGTCACTCCCAGCtaaaagggctttttattttcatcaaagtTAGTATCACTTGTGAAGCTGGGTAATTCCAGCTACCCGCCTACCTGCTTACATTAGGTAGCTTTTTGAGAGCACAAAGTGAATCTGAAGGGCGCTCATGGGAGAATGAGGTTTTCCTGTAGGTCAGGCAAGGGCAGGTGGGGAGTGGTGTGAGGTCTGCCTTGTCTGGAAGCTAGAGGGCACCCCAAGCTCTGCCTGCCCCCAAAGCCCGTGGAAAAATTCTTTGCGTCAGTGCATGAGTGAGCCCTTTCTCTGCATCATGGGCCTTGTTTATCACAGCGCTCTCATTCCCTCTGGCCCAGCTTATTTCGAGCCGTGAATTCAGTGTTTCATGATAAGGGAAGGAAACGACAATACAGGAACAGAGAGGAAAGGTGCTTACCCAGCACATTGACAATCACAGATTTTTGACTCTGCCCAGCGTCACCCTGTGGGCTGAAAACTTCACAGGTGTAGACACCAGTGTCGGAGGGCTGCATGTTGGAGATTGTTATTGATGCATTCCCTGGACCTGTTGCAGCTGTTATCCTGTTCTTAAACTCGCCATAGGAGTAAGCCTGGCCTCCTGAATAATAATAGATCTGTGATAAAGAATCAGTTGTTAGTTTAATAAGAAGAGATCTTACTGCCGCTTTGTTTGGTACTCAGAATATAGTTGATTTCTGATTAAGCCAAGCAATGTCACCCTCTTTCTCGCCCCCTCCCCCAAGAACgcagaaatgaaaacatggtacattttaatatatatttctagTGGTTCTTAAAAGACAAGCTTTTCAGAAATGGGATTTTTCAGTTGTGTAAGTGGATGGTAGCTAGTTCTTTGTGGATACTCCAGGCACAGACTGATACGTTGGCAAAAACAAAGGTGAGATCATTGACCATCATATGAGAATTCTGTGAAAAAATGCTGTCATGCACAATTAATAGGGGCACTAATTGAAGCACTCATAGTTTGTGATATTATTAATAAGCAGCTCAGTAGAAGATTGTGACAAGAATGGACCTGTCATTGCAAAAAGTGGATGGTTGCAGAGCTTTCCAAATATAGGAGCTAGCAAACAGGGAACTCAAATGAATCCACGAGACTTAGGTCTAAGCAAACAAGGTGCCTGATCTGTTGGCAGTAAATTCGGAAGCAATAAATGTGCAGTATGAGAACACCAGGAAAATCATCACACGTGCAATTAGAGCAACCATGCTGTTTGCCTTGTTTGTGTAATCAGGGTTGGAGACAGTGTCATGGACTATCTTGGTTTTTTGAGTTTATACCATAGGTGGAAATCAAGAATACCTGTTGGCCTCAGTTCTTGGAGGGGCACCGATTTCAGGTCAAGTTCCCCTTTTACtaaacagtaaaaaaagtttTGCAGATTAAAGACATAGTAAGGATAAATATCTCTAAGGAATGCAACATTTCCTCCCAAATAAAAATTTGCTGCTTAACATTGACTGATTTCACTGACTTTAGTAGCATCAATTGTACTTAACAACACTGTGGGAGTAGAACTGGCCTCGTAAGCTTATAAGCCCAAACCTGTTGTCTGTTGACTGAAAGGAGAGGTAGAATTATGTTCATTGTGGAGCCTGGTTGGTAGTCTGAGACTTGGGCCTTGAGTCTGTTTAGGAACTGCAGGATCTCTTCTGTTCTGGGGTAAATATAATAGTTCTCAAGGAGTACACATGCTCTGTCCAGTCTAGCTCTGCTGTGAAACTAAGATCTGGAAGAACAAAGCTAATGTGAAGAACTATGGAgcattgattatttttctcagaTATTAGTGATAGTGTTATGTAAAAGTGATAGTTTTTGGCATAGGCAGTATGTTCTCCAATGTCTTCATGCACAAACTCCATTGTCTAAGCAAAGCGAACAGTTCCAGcatattctgtcatttttttaaactggttaGAGGTAACCGTATAGAATTACAGGTTGGGACCCAAATAGATCTAACATTGTTTCTACTTCCAGTATTCCAGAATCAGCGGTGTGAATGTGTTAGTTGAAGTTGGACTGACAGTGTGTTTTTTAATGGGGACAGCTGGAAAATGCTTGTAGGAGaaagctccaccagctcctgTGAAATGCCCTACACACTTGACTAGTATCAAAATTTCCTTTTGGTCAAAGTTCCGTGCCTTTAGGGACACTGCAGATCCCCAGGCAAGAAATATAATTCACTTTACTTTGCAGATCAACTGATTGCATTTTGAattaggaatatttatttttaattgtatttatccACCCTGATACGGTGTTGACTGAAGTCTTTAAGCAACGTTATCTGAAAGCCTTTATTAGCTTAAGGCAAGCTACACCCCAAAACTGCTAGAGCACAGCTGGTTTATGCAATGATAAGGCTTTGAAATGAAGGTCAGAACCCTGcctgcacagcaccagcagctccgGTACTGCAGCTTGGCGCCGTCTCAAGTGCAATTTTGCCTATTTTCCAGCCAGACTTTATCTTTCCCTGCCCCAGAATTACAAACACCAGGTACAATTGATGCAGAGCTCTGAATACCAAACCCACGCTACTGCATTGCCAACCTGTGGGAAACTGGCATTGCAGCAAGGAAGGTGAGGTCCAGCGTTAAGCGTGGCGGCAGACTAGGTTAGAAAGTCTGCTGAACAGCTAGGTAGGCTCTCCAGTTTCCATTGTTTGCATGCAATGCCATCAATTTTGAAACTAATTTTATGCTTTGCAAATGTCTAGAGATGGACCTCTATTGCAAAACTAGAGTCTGGATGCACACCCTCATATTCCCCAAGGAAGGAGAGTGTTCAAAATAGGGAGTTTGGTTTAAGCAAATCTCTCATCAAAAAAACGATCTACCTCTAATTCAAAAAACATGCTGGCCACACTTGTCTCATTCTGCATTTATCCAAGTATGAGCAACAACAGAGTGTGAGCAACAACAGAGTGTTATACACTGTTCCTTGCAAGAGTCCAAAGTTACAAGAACCGTGACTTCTGACTTCAGGCTCCTCTTAAACTGACAATCCTATATAGACCTCAGCAGTGATGGGCTGGATTTGCATCTCCTCTCCATCAATTGCATCTGTTTGAGTGGGGCAGGGAAAGAGCTTCCATCAGCTCTTCACATTAATGTGGAATTAAGTTGTACAATGACTTAAAGTAATGCATGACTTGCAGCAGTAGGAGAGGAGAGGCAGGCCCATTATAGCCTACTAAAAGGCCTGATTACTGAAAAAGGGGGATACTACTTGGTCTACTCAGAGCGATCTGGGATTTATGTAAAAGTAAACGCTAGCAGAAGCTGCCCACTGAGTGCTAGCTTAGCTGTAGCACATGTTCCTGGGAAACAGGACTGGGATGATGAGTCTTAAATGCAGTCAGGGCATGGCAGTAAACATTATAGAGGAGCAAGTGCTCCTCGGTGTATTTGATCTAAAGTCAGGGTGAATTATGTACCTAAGCCCTCATacaatacactgaaaaattaatcCCCTGTGTTCTCTCTTCCTGTCTGAATGCATGCAGAGAAAATATGTTGTGTACACTATGAGATCTGAGGCAGGTGTCTACAcagcagagaatattttttttcttcatggatttaaacagaaactttctgggttgtttttttcaactCTGAACATAAAGGCAGTGGAATATCTTAAGGAAATGTGTTTGGTTCCTCTGCAGGCTCCGGCCCATTCTCTGTTCTCCTGCTCCCGTATGATGCTTATCTCGCTGCCTCTGGAGCTTATTGCCTGAAGGAAGGTGGTAAACACCAAAAAGGCTGAGTAATGTTCTGATTAATTACTGAGTGTATATCTTGTCCCAGAGGTACGATTGGATGTGTACACAGGAAATTTCATTTAAGAGGAACATGTTTCAGTTAATTGGCTGTGAATTCATAGCCCATTTGAAACAATACACTCAAAGTGGGTATTTTAAGCCCTTGTTCATAGTATTTTTATGCTGGCCTTGAAAAGCTCATGCTTGTGCCTttcaaaaagctgaaatgaaaatctttgcaaaaatctttctgttcagtttcaaaagtaaaaaacttgttttctgtTGAAGATATAGAACACTTTATTTTTGGGCAACTGACAATTAATGTTCTCTCCTACAGACACGCATCTCATTgacatttctttcaattttacctAAAATGGCCCTAAAATGTCTGTATGGGAAAACTATAAATTTAGTCAATGGTAGACTTTTCCTGGAAGCCTTTTTAATTTGATGTgatgaatttatttaaaatgcaacatcttgaatgtaaaaaaaaaaaaaaaaaaaaagaaacgaatctgctgtgcttctcttcaaaaaataagctttttatgCCCTGAAGCAAATCATGAGCAGCTCCAGTGAAGTCGATGATTTACAAGTGTAAAACCAATACTGAGGATGCAATAATGGTCGCTGCTTCTCCTTACCAGCTAGTTTGCTCATGCAAGTTTTTATATAATGCTGCCTTTTCACATTTCATGGGAGCAGCTGCAAGGAATGACTAACCAAACAACTGAcggaaaaaagagcagagaattATCACTCCTAAAAATGTCGTCCCTAATAACTCCACAATCTGAAAAACCAGTTTCTGTAGAAGAGCTAAGTTGCCCAGAAAACTTCTCCCTGACCTTAGGAAGGACTGCAGTTTAGTTGGTTGTTCAGCCTGTGGGCCAGGCAGTGCCTAGAGCCGCTAATGTCAGCAGCCATCCTTCGTGGCTTTCTAAGGCAGTGGTATAGGTAACTCTGCATTTCCACAGTCGCAGTTTCTGCTGCAACCAAGAAAAAGATTTGAACTCATAGACTTCCAAGGCAGTTGAGTCAATTATTTGTGTACCTGTTGGGGGGAGCTGGTTTCCAAACAGAACAGGGAATTGGGAATGATCATactaatttggaaaaaaatcttggtAATCTCAAAGCACACCAGATGCTGGAGACAAGATAACTTGTGTCCCCAATTCTGAAAGATCTGGTACATGAAGTAACACGTCCTTTTCTTCTTTAGCCTGACTTGTGTGAAGGCTGCTTCTCTTCTAGTGTGACGGTGAGGAAAGTACTAGCCTGCAGAGGAAGTAGTTGGCAAAGCTGATGCTGAGTTGAGGATTTTCAAAGGCTGCCAGATGTTTGGCAGAGAGTGAGGAACCCACCTACATGTTTTCTTTATATAACTTCTATAGAAAGATCTTCTTCCTTAGGGGGTGGAGGGTATGTGTGAAAAAGCAGGCAATAAATTAGAAGAAACATGCCTCCatctgcttcctttcttcttggGGCAGGACAAATACATACTAGAATTTGCATAAATATGTGTC
Protein-coding sequences here:
- the VSIG1 gene encoding V-set and immunoglobulin domain-containing protein 1; translation: MFETMLKIFPILAILTGHVSGIVVTVPEKTVNVTTGGNATLLCTYMSSGPLGNFFIQWSFYSAKESQLHIRSPCHGILSMDEKSVSHCQKMVYVTDARGRCSWRHKIYYYSGGQAYSYGEFKNRITAATGPGNASITISNMQPSDTGVYTCEVFSPQGDAGQSQKSVIVNVLVKPSKPFCKIEGMPEKGHLIYLLCRCEEGLPHPTYHWYKVDVNTLKPVTEQFNPNTGILYIGNLTTFETGYYRCIASNVLGNSTCELDLTAKHSESGVVAGALIGAILVAAAICIIVWVLTKKAKKKKSSNNEMQEMAQKQSNAEYVQVPNEENIPATTVPSSNATNEYPSVDETVASGTPENDEKQEAEKEEIA